The genomic stretch CATTGCCATCCAGAAAAGGCACTAATATATCCGTATTGAACAGCAAATTTTCCCTCTCTGATTTTTCAATACCTTGATAATCAATGTGATAATAAGTATTCCAGTAATTATGCAGTTTATCGTTATCTAAGCAGCTCATATCAGCTCTTTCTAAAGGTGAGATATCGAAATTTACCAGCCCCGCTTGTTGAAACAGCCGGCTCAGCTCTTCTTTTGTTGCACTTCTGTTAGTTGAACCAACTCTTATCCAGAACCTTCCGTCTATTGTTTGATATGGCTTATAAATTCCTTTCGGTACTTCTATAACACCAATTTTTTTATTTTTGTTGGTTTCTGTATAAATTATAGGATCCATAGCAGGAACAACATTATTACGTGAAATATTAGCAATCCACTCATCAAAATTTTCAATTTCCATTCCACTTATTTTTCCATCATCATCAACCCCAATTAACAGCGTGCCACCCAAAGTGTTTGAAAATGCAACCAAACCTCTCGCTACGGCATCAGGGCGTACTTGCCCGCTTTTGAATTCAATGGCGGCATTCTCTCCCTGAGAAATTAAAGCTAATAAATTTTCTTTTTTATTACTCATACCATTCCAATTATTCTCTATTTACATATTTGTTTAATTACTTTTTTATACGCTTTATAATAACCAAGCTCACCGGCTTTACTCAAATCCAAACAAGCGCCTGTTATATCATCTAACATAACTTTTGCAAGACCTCTGTTTAAATAAGCCTTTGCAAAATCAGGTTTTAGCTCAATCGCTTTATTATAATCTTTTATTGCTCCATAGCGACCCTCCAGGTCATCTTTAGCATTACCTCTGTTTAAATAAGCCCATGCAAAATCAGGCTTTAGTTCAATCGCTTTATTATAATCTTTTATTGCTCCAATGTAATCCTCCAGGTTATATTTAGCAAGACCTCTGTTACAATAAGCCTTTACAAAATCAGGCTTTAGCTCAATCGCTTTATTATAATCTTTTATTGCTCCAATGTAATCCTCCAGTTTACCTTTAGCAAGACCTCTTTTAAAATAAGCCACTGTATAATCAGGTTTTAGCTCAATCGCTTTATTATAATCTTTTATTGCTCCATAGTGATCCTCCAGGTCATCTTTAGCAACACCTCTGCCAAAATAAGCCTCTGCATCATCAGGTTTTAGCTCAATCGCTTTATTATAATCTTTTATTGCTCCAATGTAATCCTCCAGGTTAACTTTAGCAACACCTCTCTCATAATAAGCCTCTGCATCATCAGGCTCTAGCTCAATCACTTTATTATAATCCTTTATTGCTCCATGGTAATCCTTTAGGTTATGTTTAGCAAGACCTCTGTTATAATAAGCCGATGCAGAATCAGGCTTTAGCTCAATCGCTTTATTATAATCTTTTATTGCTCCATAGTAATCCTTTAGGTTATATTTAGCATTACCTCTGTTTAAATAAGCCAATGCAAAATCAGGTTTTAGCTCAATCGCTTTATTATAATCTTTTATTTCACCATAGTAATCCTCCAGGTTACCTTTAGCAAAACCTCTGTTATTATAAGCAAATGCATAATCAGGTTTTAGCTCAATCGCTTTATTATAATCTTTTATTGCTCCATAGTAATCCTCCAGTTTACGTTTAGCATTACCTCTGTTATAATAACCCTTTGCAAAATCAGGCTTTAGCTCAATCGCTTTATCATAATCTTTTATTGCCCCATAGCGATCCTCCAGGTCATCTTTAGCATTACCTCTGTTTAAATAAGCCTTTGCAAAATCAGGTTTTAGCTCAATCGCTTTATTAAAATCTTTTATTGCTCCATAGTAATCCTGTAGTTTATATTTAGCAATACCTCTGTTATTATAAGCATCTGCAAAATCAGGCTTTAGCTCAATCGCTTTATTATAATCTTTTATTTCACCATAGTAATCCTTTAGGTTACCTTTAGCAACACCTCTGTAATAATAAGCCTCTGCAAAATCAGGCTTTAGCTCAATCGCTTTATTATAATCTTTTATTGCTCCATAGTGATCCTCCAGGCTACCTTTAGCAAAACCTCTTATAAAATAAGCATCCGCATAATCAGGTTTTAGCTCAATCGCTTTATTATAATCTTTTATTGCTCCATAGTAATCTCCTAATTCAACTTTAGTAACACCTCTGTCAATATAGGTATCTGCCTCATCACCTGTTTTTTGTGAATAAGCTGAAAAGCTAAAAAGAATCAGGAAAACGGATATTTGTATTTTTGTCATAATGATTTTGGTTTAATATACCAAATGTCACTTTGCTTCATACAAGTCTTCAATGTCTAATGAAGTAAATGTAGTTAATTCCTTGTCGTTTCATAGTCTTTACGAAGTATTTCAACTGCTTTTTTCATTTGATTTTTTATTTTCTCTATCTCGAAAAAACTTCAAAACTCTTTCAATAATTACCTTTCTGCCGGTAATTGGTAATTTTTCAATCTCTCTTATTAATTGTTGTGTTCCCATTAGTCAAATATATTAATTTCTATTTACATAATTGTTTAATTACTTCATACGCTTCATAAACACCAAGCTCACCGGCTTTATTCATATCCAAACAAGCGCCTTTTTTATCTCCTAATGTATGTTTAGCAATACCTCTGATAAAATAAGCCCCTGCAAAATCAGGTTTTAGCTCAATCGCTTTATTAAAATCTTTTATTGCTCCATAGTGATCCTCCAGGATAGCTTTAATAGTACCTCTGTTACAATAAGCCCCTGCAAAATCAGGTTTTAGCTCAATCACTTTATTATAATCTTTTATTGCTCCATAGTGATCCTCCAGGTAACCTTTAGCATTACCTCTGTTATAATAAGCATCTGCAAAATCAGGCTTTAGCTCAATCGCTTTATTATAATCTTTTATTGCTCCATTGTAATCCTCCAGGTTACCTTTAGCAATGCCTCTGTTATAATAAGCCAATGCATAATCAGGTTTTAGCTCAATCGCTTTATTAAAATCTTTTATTGCTCCATAGTGATCTCCTAATTTACTTTTAGCAATACCTCTACTATTATAGGTATCTGCCTCATCACCTGTTTTTTGTGAATAAGCTGAAAAGCTAAAAAGAATCAGAAAAACGGGTATTTGTAATTTTGTCATAATGATTTAGGTTATTTTATACTAATTTCTAAATGTTTGCCTAAACCGGTTTCAACTATTGAAAACTACAGAGATGTTTAAGTCTTTTATCCTGTTTATTTTAGTTGATCCCCGGTATTTTAATTTTTCGTCTCATTTGAGTCCAGGATTTAATTCATAAAATACATCTAAAGCCCAGTCTGAGTTATCACTCAACCATTCGTATGCTCTTTTCAATTGCTTGTTTAAGATATTTGAAGTAAAAATAGTAAGCGCCTTGCCCAGAACGGCTTCAAATAAGGTGATGCGGAGAGTGCTGATAAATTAATATAAATGAAAACCGGCAGTCCACAGTCGGCAAATTTTTCCCCGATGACCCGATGTAAAACACAAGCTGACGCTTGCGCCAGAGGGGTGTGTCTTGGTGTTTTTGTGGCAAAATTGAGCATACCGATCCGAATAGTAACAATCTATTTTGATGAATGCTTTTGTTGTTCCTGCCGTTGCTGGTATTTAACAATGGCGAGAGTAATCAGGGCAAGCGCTCCAAGTACTAACAATGTAATAGAAAACCAAGTCATAAATTTAATTTTATTGCAAAAATAGTATTTATTAGTGTTTATTCTAATAATATTTTTCATTTATTCAACCGATCAGCTATAACCCTTTGCAAATACTCCTTCAAATCACCAATTTTAATTTTATCAAGTATTTCACTCACAAAAGCATGGATCAACAAAGCTTTTGCCCTGCCCTCATCAATCCCTCTTGAGCGAAGATAGAAAAGCGCTTCTTCATCTATTTGCCCGGTAGTGGCACCGTGGCTGCACTTTACATCATTAGCAAATATTTCTAATTGAGGTTTTGTATTTACCGTAGCGTCATTTGATAGTAAAATATTCTTATTTGACTGGAAAGCATTTGTTTTCTGAGCATCCTGCCTTACTATGACTTTGCCATTAAATACACCGGTGGATTTATCGTCAAGAATCCCTTTATACAATTCTTTACTAAGAGAATTAGGTACTGCATGATCAACCAAAGTATGATTGTCAACATGACTTTTACCGTTTAAAAGGTATAAGCCATATAATTGCGTTTCACAACCTTCACCATCTATCTTTATGTTCAGATCATTGCGGATAATATCGCCATTGAGAGAAACAGTGGTAGAAGTAAAATTGCTGTTCGCTGCCTGGTAAACCTGTGTGGTGCCTATGTGCCAGGATGTATCTCTATCATTTTGTATTTTGTAGTAATCCATTGCAGCGTTTTTCCCAACCATTATTTCAGTAACAATATTTGTAAATCCGGACCTCACGCCTGCCTGCCCAATACGAGGCAAGTGGGAGGCAGGCAGGTCTATGGTGCTGAAAGATTCTGCTATGCTCACCCTGCTATTTTTACCCAATAAAAACAGGTTACGTGGCTGTGCGATAATATTTGATTGCCTTGTATCAGTGATAAAGTATAATAGTACCGGATAACTTACTACTGCTTCCTCGGGCACATAAATAAAAGCCCCATCAGCAGCGAATGCAGTGCTTAAAGCTGTAAAGGCATTATTTTGAAAATCTGCATATTTGCCAAAATGCTTATCAATCATACCCGGGTCATTTGCCATAGTCTTTGCCAGGCTTTCTATCCTCAATTCATTTGCAGGACTGATAATAGTTGAAAATTCTTTGGAATAGTGTCCATTAATAAAAACAACTGTATTAGAGACGCCCAAATTGGTAGAGACGTCCAAATTGGGCGTCTCTACCAATTTGGGCGTCTCTAACACAGATCTATGAAACAAACAGGGCTGAATGTTACTTTTTGAAGTGGACTCCGACTCAGTCGGAGCAGGTGAAATTCGGGTGGTTAAAAAATCAAACTCATTGTTTAGAATGGGGTTAATGTTCGTGTATTTCCACTCTTCATTTTTAGTGGTTGGAAAGCCGAGAATTTCAAATCTTTTTATTGCTGCGCTTCGGATTTTATTTATTGATGAAGTTGCCCTCCCATTCAATTTACTGTTAAATATATCAAATGAAGAGATAAATTTTTCTTTCAGATGTGAAGTATTTATTTGATTCATAAATTTCTAATATTAAGCTTTGTCATTATCTTCAATGTCATTAGCTTCAATGTCATTATCCTGAATTTTCTTAAGCAGATATTCTTCTATTTTATTTACAAAATCCTGAACTTTGGGAAACATGTTCTCAACGTCCCCCTTTTGAAGATCTACTGTTTGATTATAATCACCTTTTATTCGAAGATCAAAAGCAACATGCAAAACTTTTGAAAGGCCTTTTTCTAAAATGCCTGTTTTAATAAAATATCTTCCAAATAAATTACGTGCTCCACTATGCGAAGCTATTTCTATCTGTTTTTTAAGAAAAAGTGCAAGTACAGAATAGTGTATTGCATAATACAATCTGTTCATTATCGAGCGGGCACTCATTCCTTCTCTTAATAGTACATTTGCTTCCTCAAGGGACTCATTTGCGTGTTTCAGCCTCCTGGTCATTTTATCCTTCCATTCATTCATTATATTCTTATTCCGTTACTATAAATATTTTTAATCGGCCATGGTGAATTGTTGTGACCATTTTCAAATTCACTTTTGCTGGTGGGAAAAGTAAGTAAACATGCATCTTCAGATAACTCTACTTCCCAGGCACAGTCACTGATATGCTCTTCAATTTCCCTATTAAGCTCATCTACAACAATTAACAGTTCAAGGTTAGAGTATCCAATGGCTTCCTTGCATTCTTCAGAACGATACACAATTAATTCATGAACCTTAACTTTCTTTGAAACAAGCTCCTTAAATTTTTTGGCGATATTTTGATGTTTTTCTAACATATTAAATTAATTAAATCAGACATATTTTATAAAATACTACGCAATTAAAAGCGTTTTGTTTGATTCCTTACCTAACCACTCATAACCTTTTTCTTCCAATTTCAGGGCAAGCTCTTTACCTCCTGTTTTTGCAATTTTACCTTTATGGAGAACATGTACATAATCGGGTACTATGTAATTTAAAATTCTTTGATAATGAGTTACAATAATTATCGCATTGTCTTTGGTTCTCAACTTATTGACTCCATTAGCCACTATTTTCAACGCATCAATA from Cytophagales bacterium encodes the following:
- a CDS encoding tetratricopeptide repeat protein, with the translated sequence MTKLQIPVFLILFSFSAYSQKTGDEADTYNSRGIAKSKLGDHYGAIKDFNKAIELKPDYALAYYNRGIAKGNLEDYNGAIKDYNKAIELKPDFADAYYNRGNAKGYLEDHYGAIKDYNKVIELKPDFAGAYCNRGTIKAILEDHYGAIKDFNKAIELKPDFAGAYFIRGIAKHTLGDKKGACLDMNKAGELGVYEAYEVIKQLCK
- a CDS encoding HEPN domain-containing protein; this translates as MNEWKDKMTRRLKHANESLEEANVLLREGMSARSIMNRLYYAIHYSVLALFLKKQIEIASHSGARNLFGRYFIKTGILEKGLSKVLHVAFDLRIKGDYNQTVDLQKGDVENMFPKVQDFVNKIEEYLLKKIQDNDIEANDIEDNDKA
- a CDS encoding tetratricopeptide repeat protein; its protein translation is MTKIQISVFLILFSFSAYSQKTGDEADTYIDRGVTKVELGDYYGAIKDYNKAIELKPDYADAYFIRGFAKGSLEDHYGAIKDYNKAIELKPDFAEAYYYRGVAKGNLKDYYGEIKDYNKAIELKPDFADAYNNRGIAKYKLQDYYGAIKDFNKAIELKPDFAKAYLNRGNAKDDLEDRYGAIKDYDKAIELKPDFAKGYYNRGNAKRKLEDYYGAIKDYNKAIELKPDYAFAYNNRGFAKGNLEDYYGEIKDYNKAIELKPDFALAYLNRGNAKYNLKDYYGAIKDYNKAIELKPDSASAYYNRGLAKHNLKDYHGAIKDYNKVIELEPDDAEAYYERGVAKVNLEDYIGAIKDYNKAIELKPDDAEAYFGRGVAKDDLEDHYGAIKDYNKAIELKPDYTVAYFKRGLAKGKLEDYIGAIKDYNKAIELKPDFVKAYCNRGLAKYNLEDYIGAIKDYNKAIELKPDFAWAYLNRGNAKDDLEGRYGAIKDYNKAIELKPDFAKAYLNRGLAKVMLDDITGACLDLSKAGELGYYKAYKKVIKQICK
- a CDS encoding histidine kinase; this translates as MSNKKENLLALISQGENAAIEFKSGQVRPDAVARGLVAFSNTLGGTLLIGVDDDGKISGMEIENFDEWIANISRNNVVPAMDPIIYTETNKNKKIGVIEVPKGIYKPYQTIDGRFWIRVGSTNRSATKEELSRLFQQAGLVNFDISPLERADMSCLDNDKLHNYWNTYYHIDYQGIEKSERENLLFNTDILVPFLDGNVVSVGGMLIFGKEPQKYLPQSAIIFAVFKGKNITDELVDKKEITGTLPDIIDNTASLIQLFLPKPSTINGLKREEKNLLPPKVIREALVNAVCHRDYSIINRKTMVYIFNDKIEITSPGKIANTLTVEKIKYGNSAIRNHFILKYLDNYRYIDGLGRGIPTIIKEMKGKVEITEIGELFKLTLNYVIK
- the sufD gene encoding Fe-S cluster assembly protein SufD; protein product: MNQINTSHLKEKFISSFDIFNSKLNGRATSSINKIRSAAIKRFEILGFPTTKNEEWKYTNINPILNNEFDFLTTRISPAPTESESTSKSNIQPCLFHRSVLETPKLVETPNLDVSTNLGVSNTVVFINGHYSKEFSTIISPANELRIESLAKTMANDPGMIDKHFGKYADFQNNAFTALSTAFAADGAFIYVPEEAVVSYPVLLYFITDTRQSNIIAQPRNLFLLGKNSRVSIAESFSTIDLPASHLPRIGQAGVRSGFTNIVTEIMVGKNAAMDYYKIQNDRDTSWHIGTTQVYQAANSNFTSTTVSLNGDIIRNDLNIKIDGEGCETQLYGLYLLNGKSHVDNHTLVDHAVPNSLSKELYKGILDDKSTGVFNGKVIVRQDAQKTNAFQSNKNILLSNDATVNTKPQLEIFANDVKCSHGATTGQIDEEALFYLRSRGIDEGRAKALLIHAFVSEILDKIKIGDLKEYLQRVIADRLNK